Proteins encoded in a region of the Tripterygium wilfordii isolate XIE 37 chromosome 21, ASM1340144v1, whole genome shotgun sequence genome:
- the LOC119989881 gene encoding stigma-specific STIG1-like protein 1, with protein MKYNTLIRILLLVLAMLAIALQASPHDQQPFLEDDDDTASGHQEHISLGRFLRQRVPMKCNKNPRICRAEGSPGRDCCKKKCVNVKTDRHNCGMCGKKCKYSEICCKGKCVKPMYDKKHCGGCNNKCNKGSACVYGMCSYA; from the coding sequence ATGAAGTATAACACTCTTATAAGGATATTGTTACTTGTGTTAGCCATGTTAGCCATTGCTCTCCAAGCATCACCACATGATCAACAGCCATttcttgaagatgatgatgatactgCAAGTGGTCATCAAGAACACATTTCTCTAGGCCGATTTCTCCGACAGCGGGTTCCAATGAAGTGTAACAAAAATCCTAGGATTTGCCGTGCTGAGGGAAGTCCTGGACGGGATTGCTGCAAGAAGAAGTGTGTGAATGTGAAGACAGACAGACACAATTGTGGAATGTGTGGGAAGAAATGTAAGTACTCTGAGATATGCTGCAAGGGCAAGTGTGTTAAGCCCATGTATGACAAGAAGCACTGCGGAGGTTGCAACAATAAGTGCAACAAAGGGAGTGCTTGTGTTTATGGAATGTGCAGCTATGCTTAG